A single region of the Pectinophora gossypiella chromosome 2, ilPecGoss1.1, whole genome shotgun sequence genome encodes:
- the LOC126372644 gene encoding uncharacterized protein LOC126372644, whose amino-acid sequence MKWRPNLENQPAFEIFSILPPIAPLPLLPITPIPPLIGSKLLGEDSSSEEDTTSTPGSAPAVGASVGVVSSVSSSTNTAGGKPVTITRGFMVQNVNGKVKETSWDDSPGKKNDDDTRMGDNGFGSIYS is encoded by the exons ATGAAGTGGAGACCAAATTTAGAAAACCAACCggcttttgaaatattttcaataCTACCACCAATAGCACCGCTGCCACTATTACCAATAACGCCAATACCACCATTG ATCGGGTCTAAATTATTGGGCGAGGACAGCAGCTCGGAGGAGGACACGACCTCGACCCCTGGAAGCGCACCAGCCGTGGGTGCGTCGGTCGGCGTGGTTTCATCCGTCTCTTCATCAACGAATACTGCCGGTGGAAAACCTGTCACCATCACCAGAGGATTCATGGTCCAGAACGTTAATGGAAAG GTAAAGGAAACTTCCTGGGATGATTCTCCGGGAAAGAAGAATGACGACGACACACGAATGGGTGACAACGGCTTCGGCTCAATCTACAGTTAG
- the LOC126372479 gene encoding seroin-like, with the protein MEMLKLFFFIIAVSCYGCDAHVLPVDGSRTNGHNHVRSNSDDRGALSDLGTIDMVAGMMKSLQDLPNMSFQGQMTLPPFRQLIFPQMQFPPMRPLYFPPMNFPPFPPMKFAPFPPMKFPPFPPMNFPPFPPMYFPPIKPLVFKPFPPLLPMMPILPMPFPPLPSLNGMRSIDSGDIASVLSRPGGFISGVASSLFTTFDNAGGRPHTEGFFLQNINGRIKSVSWEDPPDDNDQNKSSDDKP; encoded by the exons ATGGAAATGctgaagttatttttttttataatagcagTTTCCTGCTATGGCTGCGACGCACACG TACTGCCAGTTGATGGCAGCCGAACGAATGGCCATAATCACGTGCGCTCCAACTC aGATGATAGAGGAGCTTTATCCGACCTGGGAACGATAGACATGGTAGCTGGTATGATGAAGAGTTTGCAAGACTTACCGAATATGTCCTTTCAAGGGCAGATGACGTTACCCCCTTTTAGACAGTTGATTTTTCCTCAGATGCAATTTCCCCCTATGAGACCGTTGTATTTTCCTCCGATGAATTTTCCTCCTTTTCCGCCGATGAAATTTGCCCCCTTTCCTCCGATGAAATTTCCCCCCTTTCCTCCGATGAATTTTCCGCCATTTCCTCCGATGTATTTTCCCCCTATTAAACCGTTAGTTTTCAAACCATTTCCCCCTCTACTTCCAATGATGCCAATACTGCCAATGCCGTTCCCACCACTCCCGTCACTGAATGGAATG AGATCCATCGATTCTGGTGACATAGCAAGCGTGCTCTCAAGACCAGGCGGGTTTATAAGTGGAGTGGCTTCATCCCTGTTTACAACATTCGACAATGCCGGCGGACGTCCTCACACTGAAGGGTTCTTCCTCCAAAACATCAATGGACGG ATAAAATCCGTATCTTGGGAGGATCCTCCGGATGATAATGACCAGAACAAGTCGTCAGATGATAAACCTTAA
- the LOC126372512 gene encoding uncharacterized protein LOC126372512 isoform X2: MDMDFPKMPEMKFKEMPEMKFPEIPKIDPITTHGLRNHLPEKGENFVGYATSSFSSSSDVNGVKSSIGGSNVILNNNGKVDEENIRFQGGDKRKGEAQGKGFFKHSKVKPLKPMKPFKHAKPNLDKIRTHIPDKTENFVAFSSSSVSHSTIINGKKTHAAASQTLLNNNGKVDEETVVMNSSDTANKNRKDDDGVTVEDEE, translated from the exons atgGATATGGACTTCCCAAAG ATGCCAGAAATGAAGTTTAAGGAG ATGCCAGAAATGAAATTCCCAGAG ATTCCAAAAATTGATCCGATCACCACACATGGCCTCAGGAACCACTTGCCAGAAAAGGGTGAGAATTTCGTCGGCTATGCTACTTCATCCTTCAGTAGTTCCTCGGACGTCAATGGTGTGAAATCCAGCATCGGTGGATCTAACGTCATCCTAAACAATAATGGCAAAGTGGATGAAGAGAACATCAGGTTCCAAGGAGGTGACAAACGGAAGGGCGAAGCACAAGGGAAAGGATTTTTCAAACACTCCAAAGTGAAACCTTTGAAACCAATGAAACCTTTCAAACATGCCAAACCCAATCTTGATAAAATAAGGACTCACATACCTGACAAGACTGAAAATTTCGTAGCGTTTTCATCGTCCTCTGTTAGTCATTCTACAATTATTAATGGAAAAAAAACTCACGCTGCTGCGTCACAGACCTTATTGAACAATAATGGTAAGGTTGATGAGGAAACAGTAGTGATGAATAGCTCAGATACTGCAAATAAAAATCGAAAAGACGATGATGGTGTAACAGTAGAAGATGAAGAATAA
- the LOC126375293 gene encoding uncharacterized protein LOC126375293 yields MSAVMITHYTSKRNIAYKRLSDAVALARRFALTESNAAPENIKEQEKYQEEADDMYFEVLEIMKKHLHKKEQSDIKPSIDTSKHQNLKLPPMKLPTFLGQLKDFPGFIDLYNTLVHHRKDLSNVEKFQYLITSLSGEPINIIRAFPISEANYQHAYDALVDRCKTCNQRHNSLLHFPVKQNQKTASNQQSAPSPPSSENVITPVTSLSNISNSSDSSFVLLATAEVEVKDGFGAYQRVRVLLDPGSQSHIITSSCARRLGLTKYKTNTPMSGIGEAPAQSSGRVFLEIRPIGKSEPSFVTEALTLDKICGDMPTHHVNQNNFKHVVNLKLADERYHQSRAVDILMGGELFPQILLPGKVEGENQGATAINTIFGYVLMGRTPTSSSDSIPTPLSVNHVSIDANLDVAVQKLWEMDNISSEPKCQSADDIRCEQIYQSTTRRDSEGRYVVQLPFRDQLPVFEDSYSNAYRRFQQIEKKLIQNLAFQKQYNEHILEYLSSSQMEVVPPEECRSPKAYYIPHFAVVKPGQLRVVYDASAKDKVGISLNDTLLTGPKLQAEITDILWRFRLHNIVFTTDIRQMYRRIIVTDKHRDYQRILFRSNPDEPVQEYRLNRVTFGVSSAPFLAIRTIQQLAQDEEESFPVAAQILRQDLYVDDVVTGCSTVEQALERQQQLIGIMGSGGFELRKWSSNHTAVLQSIPENHRAVPGVTFDSDSNFVKVLGLAWNSQNDTFEYQVNQIKRDCTKRTMLSELARIYDPIGLLTPLTFMAKHLIQRLWLLGTSWDEAVPGEIHQIWMKYTEQLPHLSQLRIPRRITKNDTVTYQLHGFSDASEAGYAGVVYLRSTDERNQHHVALVGARSRVAPTKRRTLPRLELCGATLLAELMMHIKNLYADMITIEGVWAWCDSTIVLSWINSNSTDYKAFVGNRISIIQRKIPDAKWMHVSGKQNPADCASRGLTPDELINHNSWWTGPEWLSHDQHHWPIEPDTTKSPPIDPEISCERPSKLHREQVIRGAPQEQHSSQVQSLITPRYSTFQLVSIDIVFQSPEKMLNVKEGVMERNNMQESEL; encoded by the exons ATGAGTGCAGTAATGATCACACATTATACATCAAAGCGAAATATCGCTTACAAACGATTATCGGATGCTGTTGCCCTCGCTCGAAGGT TTGCCTTAACAGAGTCTAATGCTGCACCAGAGAATATCAAAGAGCAGGAGAAGTATCAAGAGGAAGCTGATGATATGTACTTTGAAGTGCTGGAAATAATgaaaaagcatttacataaaaaagAACAGAGTGATATTAAACCTTCTATTGACACTTCAAAGCACCAGAACTTGAAACTTCCTCCCATGAAATTGCCAACGTTTTTGGGACAGCTAAAAGATTTTCCAGGATTTATTGACTTATATAACACACTGGTGCATCATCGGAAAGACTTATCAAATGTAGAAAAGTTTCAATATTTAATAACTTCTTTATCAGGAGAACCAATTAACATTATTCGAGCTTTTCCTATATCTGAAGCAAATTATCAACATGCCTATGATGCTTTGGTGGATAG ATGCAAGACTTGTAATCAACGGCATAACAGCTTGCTACATTTTCCTGTCAAACAAAATCAAAAGACTGCTTCGAATCAGCAATCAGCACCTTCACCACCATCTTCGGAAAATGTTATCACTCCAGTAACATCCTTATCAAACATTTCTAACAGTTCAGATTCATCATTCGTGTTGCTTGCCACAGCAGAGGTTGAAGTGAAAGATGGATTTGGTGCATATCAGAGAGTTCGAGTTCTTCTGGACCCGGGTAGTCAAAGCCATATCATTACCAGCAGCTGTGCACGACGTTTAGGTTTGACTAAGTACAAGACCAACACTCCCATGTCGGGTATAGGTGAGGCTCCAGCGCAGTCCAGTGGTAGGGTGTTCCTCGAGATCCGTCCAATTGGTAAATCTGAGCCTTCCTTTGTGACCGAAGCATTGACCTTGGACAAGATTTGTGGTGACATGCCCACCCATCATGTAaatcaaaacaattttaaacatGTAGTAAATCTGAAATTGGCTGATGAGCGTTATCATCAGTCTCGAGCAGTGGATATTTTGATGGGGGGAGAACTGTTTCCACAAATTTTGTTGCCGGGGAAAGTGGAGGGTGAAAATCAAGGTGCTACCGCTATCAATACAATTTTCGGGTATGTCCTTATGGGACGTACACCAACATCATCGAGTGACTCCATTCCTACTCCTCTATCAGTAAATCATGTATCAATTGACGCGAATCTCGATGTCGCAGTTCAAAAGTTGTGGGAAATGGATAACATCTCATCTGAACCGAAGTGTCAATCAGCAGATGACATTCGGTGTGAACAAATCTATCAATCAACTACTCGTCGTGATAGCGAAGGACGTTACGTTGTTCAGTTACCTTTTCGCGATCAATTACCAGTTTTTGAAGATTCGTATTCTAATGCGTATCGTCGTTTTCAACAAATTGaaaagaaattaattcaaaatttagcatttcaaaaacaatacaatgaacATATTTTGGAATACCTGTCGAGTAGTCAAATGGAAGTGGTGCCGCCGGAAGAGTGCCGATCTCCTAAAGCATATTATATTCCACATTTTGCGGTAGTGAAACCCGGGCAGCTTCGCGTGGTTTACGACGCTTCTGCAAAGGATAAAGTAGGCATTTCCTTGAATGACACTCTTTTGACGGGACCAAAACTTCAAGCAGAGATAACAGATATATTGTGGCGTTTTCGTCTTCATAACATTGTGTTCACGACGGACATTCGACAGATGTATCGTCGCATCATAGTAACAGATAAGCATCGTGATTACCAACGCATTCTTTTCAGGAGTAACCCTGATGAACCCGTTCAGGAATATCGTCTTAACCGTGTCACCTTCGGTGTTTCATCAGCGCCATTCTTGGCCATTCGCACGATCCAACAATTAGCTCAAGATGAAGAGGAGTCATTTCCAGTTGCTGCGCAAATTTTGCGTCAAGATCTCTACGTCGATGACGTCGTTACAGGATGTAGTACCGTAGAGCAGGCTTTAGAACGTCAACAGCAACTTATAGGCATAATGGGGTCTGGAGGATTTGAGCTTCGTAAGTGGTCCAGCAATCATACCGCTGTGCTGCAAAGCATTCCTGAAAATCATAGGGCGGTTCCAGGTGTTACTTTTGATAGTGACAGCAATTTTGTGAAGGTGCTAGGTTTAGCCTGGAATTCACAAAATGACACTTTCGAATATcaagtaaatcaaatcaaaagagATTGTACTAAGCGTACCATGTTGTCAGAGTTGGCGCGTATCTACGATCCCATCGGGCTTCTTACTCCATTAACATTTATGGCTAAACATTTAATCCAGCGATTGTGGTTGTTGGGAACATCATGGGATGAAGCCGTTCCCGGTGAGATTCATCAAATATGGATGAAGTATACAGAGCAGTTACCTCATTTATCGCAGCTTCGAATTCCTAGGCGTATAACTAAAAATGACACAGTTACTTACCAACTCCATGGGTTCTCGGATGCAAGCGAAGCGGGGTACGCCGGTGTAGTGTATCTTCGGTCCACTGACGAGCGAAATCAACATCACGTGGCCCTCGTAGGGGCAAGATCAAGAGTAGCTCCAACCAAACGTAGAACGCTGCCTCGCCTTGAGCTTTGTGGTGCGACTTTGCTCGCAGAACTTATGATGCATATCAAAAACCTGTATGCAGATATGATCACCATCGAAGGTGTATGGGCTTGGTGTGATTCCACGATAGTGTTGTCTTGGATCAACTCAAATTCAACAGATTATAAAGCCTTCGTTGGCAATCGTATATCAATCATTCAAAGAAAGATTCCGGATGCTAAGTGGATGCATGTCTCCGGTAAGCAAAATCCCGCAGATTGCGCAAGTCGCGGGCTAACTCCAGATGAGTTAATCAATCATAATTCATGGTGGACAGGTCCTGAGTGGCTGTCTCACGATCAGCATCATTGGCCTATTGAGCCTGATACAACCAAATCACCTCCAATCGATCCTGAAATATCATGTGAAAGGC CTTCTAAACTTCACCGTGAACAAGTAATAAGGGGCGCCCCTCAGGAACAGCATTCCAGCCAAGTTCAGAGCCTCATCACAC CTAGGTACAGTACATTTCAGCTTGTTTCTATTGATATTGTCTTCCAGTCGCCTGAGAAAATGCTGAATGTCAAGGAAGGTGTAATGGAAAGGAATAACATGCAAGAGAGTGAACTATAG
- the LOC126372636 gene encoding uncharacterized protein LOC126372636, translating to MKFAIIFAMTLVAFAQSSYAAAVPVDENVGSDVKTPVDKNVAAEDAVQDVADHDIDESNQPEENADSDDEDDQPDSTDDDQSNPGVQSEEDSAQEENDKPVVDRKSVVENYSKSRQEVNGKVVDEHSGGQRIEDDNGKIKVTKL from the exons ATGAAGTTTGCTATAATTTTTGCTATGACTTTAGTGGCCTTTGCCCAGTCCTCATACG CTGCAGCCGTGCCTGTTGATGAAAACGTAGGTTCGGATGTCAAGACCCCTGTAGACAAAAACGTTGCAGCAGAGGATGCAGTACAGGATGTCGCCGATCATGACATTGATGAAAGTAACCAGCCTGAGGAGAATGCAGATTCTGATGACGAAGACGATCA ACCCGATTCTACCGATGATGACCAGTCTAACCCGGGAGTACAATCTGAGGAG GATTCAGCACAGGAAGAAAACGATAAACCTGTAGTAGACAGGAAATCAGTTGTTGAGAACTACTCCAAGTCCCGTCAGGAAGTAAACGGCAAAGTAGTTGACGAGCACAGCGGAGGCCAAAGAATAGAAGATGACAATGGCAAAATCAAAGTCACCAAATTGTAA
- the LOC126372512 gene encoding uncharacterized protein LOC126372512 isoform X1, whose protein sequence is MDMDFPKMPEMKFKEIKMPEMKFPKMPEMKFPEIPKIDPITTHGLRNHLPEKGENFVGYATSSFSSSSDVNGVKSSIGGSNVILNNNGKVDEENIRFQGGDKRKGEAQGKGFFKHSKVKPLKPMKPFKHAKPNLDKIRTHIPDKTENFVAFSSSSVSHSTIINGKKTHAAASQTLLNNNGKVDEETVVMNSSDTANKNRKDDDGVTVEDEE, encoded by the exons atgGATATGGACTTCCCAAAG ATGCCAGAAATGAAGTTTAAGGAG ATTAAGATGCCAGAAATGAAATTTCCAAAG ATGCCAGAAATGAAATTCCCAGAG ATTCCAAAAATTGATCCGATCACCACACATGGCCTCAGGAACCACTTGCCAGAAAAGGGTGAGAATTTCGTCGGCTATGCTACTTCATCCTTCAGTAGTTCCTCGGACGTCAATGGTGTGAAATCCAGCATCGGTGGATCTAACGTCATCCTAAACAATAATGGCAAAGTGGATGAAGAGAACATCAGGTTCCAAGGAGGTGACAAACGGAAGGGCGAAGCACAAGGGAAAGGATTTTTCAAACACTCCAAAGTGAAACCTTTGAAACCAATGAAACCTTTCAAACATGCCAAACCCAATCTTGATAAAATAAGGACTCACATACCTGACAAGACTGAAAATTTCGTAGCGTTTTCATCGTCCTCTGTTAGTCATTCTACAATTATTAATGGAAAAAAAACTCACGCTGCTGCGTCACAGACCTTATTGAACAATAATGGTAAGGTTGATGAGGAAACAGTAGTGATGAATAGCTCAGATACTGCAAATAAAAATCGAAAAGACGATGATGGTGTAACAGTAGAAGATGAAGAATAA